In the Anastrepha obliqua isolate idAnaObli1 chromosome 1, idAnaObli1_1.0, whole genome shotgun sequence genome, one interval contains:
- the LOC129239841 gene encoding fatty acid synthase — translation MAPQKETQQSKLSESQDVASKKFKKFSRSFPETAGDDIVISGMAGKFPNSHNIEEYEYNLYNKIDMVDDDERRWRHFNPEIPKRAGKIHDLEKFDATFFGVHFKQAHTMDPQTRILIETAYEAVIDAGINPKNIRGTKTGVYVGSCISESEKTWFYEKVSSGGFGITGCSRAMMANRISYSLGLQGPSFLVDTACSSSMYALDSAFSALRSGEIDAAIIGGSNLILHPFVTLQFARLGVLASDGYCRPFDKNASGYTRAEAINCLFLQRRREAKRVYATVVYSKTNCDGYKPEGITYPSGKLQEQLIAEFYNEIDVKPIDLGYLEAHSTGTVVGDPEECRAIDNILCSQRKEPLLVGSVKSNIGHSESASGICSLVKACLAFENGKIAPNINFSEVKPEITALSEGRLVVVKEVENLEKPYIGVNSFGFGGANAHALLKGFDKLKINNGVPNDDIPRLLTWAGRTEESINEVFNSVEKKPLDAEFFALLHNIQKEEVSGMVFRGYAVFEKCGTERVKTLVRDVQHFTGIKRPVVWVFSGMGSQWTAMGASLLQIPTFFQSITRSHYTLQSKGLDLMNILTSTDPTIFDNIMHSFVGIAAIQIGLVDVLRSLNIEPDYIIGHSVGELGCGYADGCFTAEQMILASYYRGKVSLEMEKIKGSMAAVGMGYKNIVNMLPDVIEVACRNSSDSCTISGPADDIAKFVADLKAKDIFAKEVPCSNIAYHSRYIAHMGPDFLKYLQKIIPNPKPRSAKWLSTSVPKNDWEQLGRNLCSAEYHANNLLNSVLFEETFDLLPRNALTIEIAPHGLLQAILRRSMPKGIHIPLTQRNNKNNTLFLLTALGKLFSCGVTFPVDKLYPKVEFPVSKGTPGISSLVRWDHSEDWFVTKYENMKTKSSGERLFKINLSSDNEEFLSGHIIDGKILVPATCYLQYVWETFSLMYHGPSYMDVPVEFEDVRFLRATNMTLNGNVELNVMIHYGTGQFEITESGSLVVTGRIREIEKPTIPKPYGSNEKSDFPLLSRRDFYKELRLRGYHYNGGFRAVTLARGDGLYGRVEWKYNWVTFMDAMLQIQILGTDSRTLLIPTKIRKLRIYGLHHFDLMTKMDPENRVFDVYVEPKHDRIVAGGIELIGLHASPVQRRKAPGIPVLEKYQFISQFPTPVLNLKDAVRVCVQLALENTPSLKMKIVEVGAVDKEPVISNFVEALEDLPLVTGDCLLFTDQPVDEIAGVHIETAKFTNQTNCHFIVANDLFREQNDVVAKAAYKSLVENGYLISKENSSFTQASFEVFENFNLIANIRLTGDENILLLQKAVKKLALEPVVVKVSENDDEFAWISQIQTNLANKTPLVLYSYNEVTNGLIGLVNCLRKEPDGNLISCFFINDKSAPPFDLTNSLYKAQYALGLAVNVFHQGKWGSYRHLQLACDISPKPRSDHIYGNVMQRGDLSTLRWLEGPLDPNTCSVRIVYSSLNFRDVMLATGRLAVELYGSSRLDQLCVLGLEFSGINMKTGRKVMSMVAKAGAASYNERPPKFMWDVPDHWTLREAATVPVVYITVYYAFFMKTDIRKGKSILIHAGTGGIGLAAIRVALAYNLEVFTTCSTALKKQFLLETFPELKESHIGNSRDTSFEIMIQRETEGKGVDFVLNSLAEDKLLASVRCLGAGGHFLEIGKFDMSNDTKLGMSCFLKEITFHAVLADRLEFAEDEEIYSLKHMIDVDIEKGIIQPLPFTVFPAQDIEQAFRHLIGGKHIGKALIQVREDAESTVTLPVKVLSQLYFKPDRSYIIPGGLGGFGLELADWMAIRGARKLVLSSSRGISKDYQAYRIALWKTYGCEVIVSMFDISTIEGSMALINQAAEMAPVGGIFNLAVVLRDGIFMNQTKEKFVESFAPKATATKHLDQLSRSLCPHLEHFVVFSSVSCGRGNAGQTNYGMANSIMERIIEDRVQHGYPGKAIQWGAIGEVGLVADMAEDKLDMDIGGTLQQRLSSCLFELDVLLANPEPIVSSMVVAEKRVGRRGNESILETVMNIMGIRDLKSVSLGTTLSEIGMDSLMAVEIKQTLERDFDLTLTPQDLRGLTFQKLQEYADAREKESTEAVKMIFSSDSNILGMEILLRNLGDEARCNEVMIPLQTSADATKQSMSPIIIIPGLEGTAGQAWYNMGAHINNPTFVLQLHKFADYSTVTDVAAACFEYVKAELKPTEPFYIIGYSYGTFVALQLAAMLEKANFRGQLFFIDGAPHFLKKLTLAHLGDNFTDIDLYNVLLTSIVKQIYPDEPHQSVILEFSKLDKLTDKMSRFMDYVSKQDLYSKEYAHNLVNAMFQRIRMAANYDLDNIDVLTTPITLIRPAEVSLQDIEEDYCLSKITTGKVVLKVIDGNHTSMLDNPVLPQIINEMDPALQDDKNFEEYIRNVKPVVPLV, via the exons ATGGCGCCTCAAAAGGAAACACAGCAGTCAAAATTGTCTGAATCGCAAGATGTAGCctcgaaaaagtttaaaaaattctcgAGATCATTTCCTGAAACCGCGGGTGATGATATTGTTATATCAGGGATGGCTGGAAAATTCCCGAATTCTCATAATATTGAGGAATACGAGTACAATCTCTACAATAAG ATTGATATGGTAGATGATGATGAACGTCGCTGGCGCCATTTCAACCCTGAGATTCCCAAACGAGCCGGAAAAATtcatgatttggaaaaattcgaTGCCACATTTTTTGGTGTTCATTTCAAACAAGCCCATACAATGGACCCACAAACGCGGATTTTGATCGAAACAGCTTATGAGGCTGTGATAGATGCAGGCATAAATCCGAAGAACATCCGCGGTACAAAAACCGGTGTTTACGTTGGTTCGTGTATTTCAGAGTCGGAGAAAACTTGGTTTTATGAAAAAGTGTCATCCGGAGGATTTGGCATAACCGGTTGCAGTCGCGCAATGATGGCAAACAGAATTTCCTATTCTCTAGGTTTGCAAGGGCCGTCTTTTTTAGTAGATACTGCTTGTTCCAGCTCAATGTATGCCTTGGACAGTGCTTTCTCTGCTTTGCGTAGTGGTGAAATAGATGCAGCAATTATTGGAGGATCGAATTTAATATTGCATCCGTTTGTAACCCTTCAGTTTGCTAG actaGGCGTATTAGCATCTGACGGCTACTGTCGACCTTTTGACAAAAATGCATCCGGTTACACGCGAGCCGAAGCAATAAATTGCTTGTTCTTACAACGAAGGCGTGAAGCTAAGCGTGTATATGCGACCGTTGTTTACTCAAAAACCAACTGCGACGGATATAAGCCCGAAGGAATAACATACCCCTCTGGAAAACTTCAAGAACAACTAATCGCTGAATTTTATAACGAAATCGATGTGAAACCCATTGACTTAGGGTACTTGGAAGCGCATAGCACTGGAACTGTGGTAGGTGATCCCGAAGAGTGCCGAGCAATTGATAACATCTTATGCAGCCAGCGCAAAGAACCTTTACTTGTTGGCTCAGTAAAATCGAATATTGGCCACTCCGAATCGGCTTCTGGCATTTGTTCATTGGTGAAAGCGTGTCTTGCATTTGAAAACGGAAAGATTGCGCCAAACATAAACTTTAGTGAGGTGAAACCTGAAATTACTGCTTTGTCAGAAGGCCGCCTAGTTGTGGTAAAAGAGGTCGAGAATCTGGAGAAACCTTACATAGGAGTAAATTCTTTTGGTTTTGGGGGAGCTAATGCACATGCCCTTTTAAAAGGTTTCGACAAGCTCAAAATAAACAATGGCGTGCCAAACGATGATATTCCCAGATTGTTAACATGGGCTGGAAGAACTGAGGAGTCCATCAATGAAGTGTTTAATTCAGTGGAGAAAAAACCATTGGATGCAGAGTTTTTCGCATTATTACATAATATACAAAAGGAGGAGGTCTCCGGCATGGTATTTCGGGGATATGCCGTATTTGAGAAATGCGGAACAGAGCGCGTAAAGACCCTTGTTAGAGACGTTCAACACTTTACTGGCATAAAACGCCCTGTTGTTTGGGTATTTAGTGGTATGGGTTCTCAGTGGACAGCTATGGGAGCATCACTATTGCAGATTCCAACTTTTTTCCAATCTATTACACGAAGCCATTATACTCTACAATCGAAAGGACTTGACTTAATGAACATTCTAACATCAACAGATCCGACTATATTCGATAATATAATGCACTCATTTGTAGGCATCGCAGCAATTCAAATTGGTTTAGTAGACGTCTTACGTTCATTAAATATCGAACCTGATTACATAATTGGGCATTCCGTGGGTGAGTTAGGTTGCGGTTATGCTGACGGATGTTTCACTGCAGAACAGATGATTTTGGCTTCTTACTATCGCGGAAAAGTCAGTTTAGAAATGGAGAAAATAAAAGGTTCGATGGCGGCAGTAGGAATGGGCTACAAAAATATTGTGAACATGCTGCCAGATGTAATTGAAGTGGCTTGTCGAAATAGTTCAGATTCGTGCACTATTTCTGGTCCAGCTGATGACATAGCTAAATTTGTGGCAGATTTAAAGGCAAAAGATATTTTTGCCAAAGAAGTTCCTTGTTCAAATATTGCTTATCATTCGCGTTATATTGCCCATATGGGTCctgattttctaaaatatttgcaaaaaataatacCCAATCCAAAACCTAGAAGTGCAAAGTGGTTGAGCACCAGTGTACCAAAGAATGATTGGGAGCAATTAGGACGCAATCTATGCTCTGCAGAATATCACGCTAACAACCTTTTGAATAGTGTTCTTTTTGAGGAGACTTTTGATTTGCTCCCCAGAAATGCATTAACGATTGAGATTGCACCGCACGGATTGCTACAAGCAATTCTAAGACGATCAATGCCGAAAGGAATTCATATTCCTCTAACCCAACGTAATAATAAGAATAACACTTTGTTCCTGCTCACCGCTTTAGGAAA aTTGTTCAGCTGTGGAGTTACCTTCCCTGTGGATAAGTTATATCCAAAAGTTGAATTCCCCGTATCGAAAGGTACGCCTGGTATTAGCTCGTTAGTGCGTTGGGACCACAGTGAAGATTGGTTTGTAACGAAATATGAGAATATGAAAACTAAGTCAAGTGGCGAGCGcttgtttaaaataaacttgAGTAGTGATAATGAGGAATTTCTGAGCGGCCACATTATTGACGGCAAAATCTTAGTTCCGGCTACTTGTTATCTCCAATATGTGTGGGAGACATTTTCTTTGATGTATCACGGGCCCAGCTACATGGACGTTCCGGTTGAGTTCGAAGATGTGCGTTTTTTGCGAGCAACAAATATGACTTTGAATGGAAATGTGGAGCTGAATGTGATGATTCATTATGGAACAGGACAATTTGAA aTTACCGAATCGGGCAGCTTGGTTGTGACTGGACGTATACGTGAAATTGAGAAACCAACAATACCAAAACCTTACGGGTCAAATGAGAAATCAGACTTCCCACTGTTGTCAAGGAGAGATTTTTACAAAGAACTCAGGTTGCGCGGTTATCATTATAATGGTGGTTTCCGTGCGGTAACTCTAGCACGTGGTGACGGCCTATATGGCAGAGTAGAGTGGAAGTATAATTGGGTCACATTCATGGATGCtatgttgcaaattcaaattttggGAACTGATTCGCGTACTTTACTTATTCCAACCAAAATACGCAAGTTGCGAATTTATGGGCTGCACCATTTTGATCTCATGACCAAAATGGATCCAGAAAATCGCGTTTTCGATGTTTACGTTGAACCTAAGCATGATCGCATTGTTGCTGGTGGAATTGAATTAATTGGACTGCATGCCAGTCCTGTACAAAGGCGCAAAGCTCCTGGCATACCTGTGCTTGAAAAATACCAATTCATTTCACAATTTCCAACACCTGTCCTTAACTTAAAAGATGCTGTGCGCGTATGCGTTCAATTAGCGCTAGAAAATACGCCTtccttgaaaatgaaaattgtagAAGTAGGCGCAGTCGACAAAGAACCGGTTATATCCAACTTTGTAGAAGCATTAGAGGACTTGCCTTTGGTAACGGGTGATTGCTTGCTTTTCACAGATCAACCAGTTGATGAAATAGCTGGAGTCCATATAGAAactgcaaaatttacaaatcaAACGAATTGTCATTTTATCGTGGCTAATGACCTTTTCCGTGAGCAAAATGATGTTGTGGCAAAGGCAGCTTATAAAAGTCTGGTTGAAAATGGTTAcctaatttcaaaagaaaactcGTCTTTCACTCAAGCCAGTTTTgaggtttttgaaaatttcaatttaatcgcAAATATACGTTTGACTGGCGATGAGAACATTTTATTACTTCAAAAAGCCGTTAAAAAACTCGCGCTTGAACCGGTGGTTGTGAAAGTTTCTGAGAATGACGATGAATTTGCGTGGATTTCACAAATTCAAACAAACCTTGCCAACAAAACTCCATTAGTGCTTTATTCCTACAACGAAGTTACTAATGGCCTTATTGGGCTTGTGAACTGCTTGCGTAAGGAGCCAGATGGAAATCTAATTTCTTGCTTTTTCATAAACGATAAGAGCGCTCCTCCTTTTGATTTGACGAACTCACTTTATAAAGCCCAATATGCACTGGGTCTTGCTGTTAACGTGTTTCATCAG ggCAAATGGGGCTCTTACAGACATTTACAGTTAGCCTGCGACATCTCGCCAAAGCCAAGATCAGATCACATCTATGGAAATGTCATGCAACGAGGCGACTTATCCACCTTACGCTGGTTGGAGGGCCCTTTGGACCCCAATACATGCTCCGTTCGAATTGTGTACTCATCACTTAATTTTAGGGATGTTATGTTGGCAACTGGCCGCTTGGCTGTTGAATTGTACGGTAGTAGTCGTCTTGACCAGTTGTGCGTACTGGGTTTGGAATTCTCCGGAATAAACATGAAGACTGGTAGGAAAGTCATGAGCATGGTCGCAAAAGCCGGAGCCGCATCTTATAACGAAAGACCACCTAAATTTATGTGGGATGTCCCTGACCACTGGACTCTCCGAGAAGCAGCTACAGTTCCAGTCGTATACATTACCGTGTACTATGCATTTTTCATGAAAACAGATATACGCAAGGGAAAGAGTATTCTTATTCATGCAGGAACTGGTGGGATAGGCCTTGCAGCCATACGTGTCGCATTGGCTTACAATCTAGAAGTATTTACCACTTGCAGTACGGCTCtgaagaaacaatttttattagaaacatTCCCCGAATTAAAAG aaagtcACATTGGCAATTCTCGAGATACATCTTTTGAAATAATGATACAACGTGAAACCGAAGGCAAGGGCGTTGACTTTGTGCTGAACTCATTGGCTGAAGATAAATTACTAGCGTCAGTTCGTTGTTTGGGAGCGGGCGGCCATTTCCTAGAAATCGGAAAATTTGATATGTCCAACGATACAAAACTCGGCATGAGCTGTTTCCTTAAAGAGATAACATTCCACGCAGTCCTAGCCGACAGGCTAGAGTTCGCTGAAGATGAAGAGATTTAT TCTTTAAAACATATGATTGATGTTGACATCGAAAAGGGTATTATACAGCCCCTGCCATTTACAGTTTTCCCCGCTCAGGATATTGAACAAGCATTCAGACATCTCATAGGAGGAAAACATATCGGCAAAGCCTTAATTCAAGTTCGCGAAGATGCAGAATCGACAGTTACGTTACCAGTTAAAGTTCTAAGCCAACTTTACTTTAAACCTGACCGCAGCTATATAATCCCTGGCGGCCTCGGCGGTTTCGGTTTAGAGTTAGCAGATTGGATGGCAATACGTGGAGCACGCAAATTGGTGCTTAGCTCCAGCCGTGGCATATCGAAGGATTATCAAGCGTATAGGATAGC TTTATGGAAAACGTATGGTTGTGAAGTTATTGTCAGTATGTTTGACATAAGCACCATTGAGGGTTCTATGGCCTTAATTAATCAAGCTGCAGAAATGGCACCCGTCGGAGGAATATTCAATTTGGCAGTAGTCTTGAGAGATGGAATATTTATGAATCAAACGAAAGAAAAATTCGTGGAAAGCTTTGCTCCTAAAGCCACGGCCACAAAACATTTAGACCAGTTATCGCGTTCCCTTTGCCCTCATCTAGAGCATTTCGTTGTATTTTCGAGTGTTTCGTGTGGTCGCGGCAATGCTGGGCAAACAAATTATGGAATGGCAAATTCAATTATGGAGCGCATTATAGAGGATCGAGTTCAGCACGGTTACCCCGGAAAAGCGATTCAATGGGGAGCGATTGGAGAGGTTGGTCTGGTCGCAGATATGGCTGAAGATAAGCTGGACATGGATATTGGTGGCACTTTACAGCAACGCCTTTCGTCTTGCCTATTTGAATTGGACGTGCTTTTAGCCAATCCGGAGCCGATAGTCTCTAGCATGGTGGTTGCAGAAAAACGTGTCGGGCGCAGAGGAAATGAAAGTATACTGGAAACTGTTATGAACATCATGGGCATTCGAGACTTGAAATCTGTGTCCTTGGGCACTACACTATCTGAAATAGGCATGGATTCTCTAATGGcagttgaaataaagcaaaccTTGGAAAGAGACTTCGATCTTACACTGACGCCACAAGATTTACGTGGGCTAACATTCCAAAAATTGCAAGAATATGCAGATGCGCGAGAAAAAGAGAGCACAGAAGCTGTGAAAATGATATTTTCTTCAGATAGTAATATTCTGGGAATGGAGATTTTATTAAGAAATCTGGGTGATGAAGCACGTTGCAATGAAGTTATGATACCTCTTCAGACATCGGCCGATGCTACAAAACAATCAATGTCACCAATTATAATAATACCGGGCTTGGAAGGCACAGCAGGTCAGGCATGGTACAACATGGGCGCGCATATAAACAATCCTACATTTGTTTTACAACTTCACAAATTCGCTGACTATTCAACGGTTACCGACGTTGCTGCAGCATGCtttgaa TATGTCAAAGCAGAGTTGAAACCTACAGAACCTTTTTATATCATTGGATATTCATATGGGACATTTGTAGCTTTACAATTGGCTGCAATGTTGGAAAAAGCCAATTTTCGAGGgcaactttttttcatcgaCGGAGCTCCGcatttccttaaaaaattaaCCTTAGCCCATTTAGGCGATAACTTCACCGATATTGATTTATATAATGTACTTCTTACCAgtattgtaaaacaaatatatcCAGACGAGCCTCACCAGTCAGTTATCTTAGAGTTTAGTAAACTCGACAAATTAACTGATAAAATGTCAAGATTTATGGATTATGTAAGCAAGCAAGACTTATACAGTAAAGAATACGCACACAACCTGGTTAATGCGATGTTCCAACGCATTCGTATGGCTGCCAATTATGACTTAGATAATATTGATGTATTGACTACACCAATCACCTTAATCAGGCCTGCTGAAGTATCATTACAGGATATAGAAGAGGACTATTGCCTATCAAAAATTACAACAGGAAAAGTAGTTCTTAAAGTTATTGACGGAAATCATACTTCTATGTTGGACAACCCTGTTTTGCCGCAGATAATTAATGAAATGGATCCTGCTCTTCAGgatgacaaaaattttgaagaatatatTCGCAATGTGAAACCAGTGGTTCCACT